One window of Paenibacillus sp. FSL K6-3182 genomic DNA carries:
- a CDS encoding extracellular solute-binding protein: MNKKLKLKNVLMLMVATVLVFTTACSSGGNKNNGKEEGNGAPAEQVKLTQDDKGWEVDKSPITFDWYINFSWFPNKWGVDATSKYITEKTGVNINFIVPAGNEAEKMNTMIASGSLPDFITLGWYEDAVKKMIEGDLVLPLNELADQYDPYFYKVTDPAKLSWYKQENGNVYGYPNSSSSPKDYEKFGDNITSTQTFLVRKDMYEALGKPDMRTPEGFLNALEAAKKMYPDVNGQPLIPLGMYDFSDTGNASLQHYIQNFLAIPYDKDGQLYDRNTDPEYVKWLKTMRQANEDGLLSKDIFIDKRPQMEEKIAQGRYFAMLYARSDLANQQNALFANDPNSIYIAVDGPANTNLDQPTLAGPSISGWTVTLISKDVKDKARAIRFLDYLISEEGQHDTFFGKQGVTWDNIDGKDQFLPDALNLLNTDRGAFDKQLGASHTFWMMMDTNLTPIWSPPAVEPFKQLEDWTRGKAKSLSEFDQLNPTGTSAEGIMNTKIDQEFGKVLPKLVLAKSDAEFDKIWGDFLKKRETLGFSKVQAYKQKKYEENVAKLDAAK; this comes from the coding sequence ATGAACAAGAAGCTTAAGCTCAAAAATGTATTGATGCTGATGGTCGCAACGGTTCTAGTCTTTACGACCGCTTGCTCTTCAGGCGGCAACAAAAACAATGGCAAAGAAGAGGGCAATGGCGCTCCTGCTGAGCAAGTGAAGCTTACTCAGGACGATAAGGGCTGGGAAGTGGATAAAAGCCCGATTACGTTCGACTGGTACATCAACTTCTCTTGGTTCCCTAACAAATGGGGCGTAGATGCGACTTCGAAATATATTACTGAAAAAACTGGCGTTAACATTAACTTCATCGTTCCAGCCGGCAACGAAGCTGAGAAGATGAATACAATGATCGCTTCGGGCTCTTTGCCTGACTTTATTACACTAGGCTGGTACGAAGATGCGGTTAAGAAAATGATCGAAGGCGATCTAGTCCTACCGCTGAACGAGCTTGCTGATCAATATGACCCTTACTTCTACAAAGTAACAGACCCTGCTAAGCTTTCTTGGTACAAACAAGAAAACGGCAATGTATACGGTTATCCGAACTCTTCCTCATCACCTAAGGACTATGAGAAATTCGGAGACAACATTACATCTACGCAAACCTTCCTTGTGCGCAAAGATATGTACGAAGCACTAGGCAAACCGGATATGCGTACGCCGGAAGGCTTCTTGAATGCACTTGAGGCTGCGAAAAAAATGTATCCTGATGTGAATGGCCAACCGCTTATTCCACTGGGCATGTATGATTTCAGCGACACAGGCAACGCGTCGCTTCAACATTATATTCAGAACTTCCTTGCTATTCCTTACGATAAAGATGGTCAGCTGTATGATCGCAATACAGATCCTGAATACGTAAAATGGCTGAAAACAATGCGTCAAGCGAACGAAGACGGCTTGCTGTCGAAAGATATCTTCATTGACAAGCGCCCGCAAATGGAAGAAAAAATTGCACAAGGCCGTTATTTCGCAATGCTTTACGCTAGATCTGACCTTGCAAACCAACAAAATGCACTATTTGCAAATGATCCGAACTCCATCTACATTGCTGTAGACGGTCCTGCTAATACTAACCTTGATCAGCCGACGCTTGCTGGTCCATCGATCTCAGGTTGGACAGTTACACTGATCTCCAAAGATGTGAAAGACAAAGCGCGCGCGATTCGTTTCCTAGACTATTTGATCTCGGAAGAAGGACAGCATGATACGTTCTTCGGTAAACAAGGCGTAACTTGGGATAATATTGATGGCAAAGATCAGTTCTTGCCAGACGCATTGAATCTATTGAATACAGATCGTGGCGCTTTCGACAAGCAGCTTGGCGCATCCCACACGTTCTGGATGATGATGGATACGAACCTAACGCCAATCTGGTCTCCGCCAGCTGTTGAGCCATTCAAGCAATTGGAAGATTGGACTCGCGGCAAGGCGAAGAGCTTGTCGGAATTCGACCAGCTGAACCCAACTGGCACTTCAGCCGAAGGTATTATGAACACAAAAATAGATCAAGAGTTTGGCAAAGTATTGCCAAAACTAGTGCTTGCTAAATCGGATGCGGAGTTCGATAAAATTTGGGGCGATTTCCTAAAGAAACGTGAGACTCTTGGATTCAGCAAAGTACAAGCCTACAAACAAAAGAAATACGAAGAAAATGTTGCGAAGTTGGACGCAGCCAAATAA
- a CDS encoding ABC transporter permease subunit: protein MPAADAKAARSKWFKKLYSQRHIQIMALLGVLWMIIFNYVPMYGVIIAFKEFNIVKSISEAPWVGFMHFKEFFQDESFVDVMKNTLGISLIKLAIGFPLPIIFALFLNEVRSVGFKKAIQTISYLPHFLSWVILGGILATWLSDVGIINNVLLALNFIDEPISYLAEPSYFWSIIITSDIWKELGWSAIIYLAAIASVSPELYEAATIDGAGRFQKMWYVTLPSIKATISILFILAVSGVLNSNFDQILVLRNSLNESASNVIDIYVYQTGMQQGRYSYSTAVGLFKSLIALILLLIANRVTKKMNDTSLF from the coding sequence TTGCCTGCTGCGGACGCAAAGGCAGCAAGAAGCAAATGGTTCAAAAAGTTGTACAGCCAACGGCACATTCAAATTATGGCGTTACTAGGCGTGCTATGGATGATTATATTCAACTACGTTCCTATGTATGGCGTTATTATCGCCTTTAAAGAATTCAACATTGTTAAATCCATAAGCGAGGCGCCTTGGGTGGGCTTTATGCACTTTAAGGAGTTTTTCCAGGATGAGAGCTTCGTTGATGTCATGAAAAATACACTCGGCATCAGTCTTATCAAACTTGCGATCGGATTTCCACTACCTATTATTTTTGCATTATTTCTAAACGAGGTTCGTTCGGTCGGCTTCAAGAAAGCGATTCAGACCATTTCGTATTTGCCTCACTTTTTGTCATGGGTTATTCTCGGCGGTATTCTTGCCACTTGGCTTTCGGATGTTGGGATTATTAACAATGTTCTTCTTGCTCTTAATTTCATCGATGAGCCGATTTCCTATTTGGCAGAGCCTAGCTACTTCTGGAGCATCATCATTACATCAGATATTTGGAAAGAGCTTGGCTGGTCCGCCATTATCTATCTTGCGGCTATTGCCAGTGTATCGCCGGAGTTGTATGAAGCAGCAACGATTGATGGAGCAGGGCGTTTTCAAAAAATGTGGTACGTTACTTTGCCTAGCATTAAGGCGACGATCTCCATCCTGTTCATTCTAGCAGTGAGCGGCGTGCTTAACTCGAACTTTGACCAGATTCTAGTGCTGCGCAACTCATTGAATGAGAGCGCGAGCAACGTTATCGATATTTATGTTTATCAGACGGGTATGCAGCAAGGACGTTATTCTTACTCGACTGCTGTCGGATTGTTTAAGTCTTTAATCGCATTAATTCTATTGCTTATTGCAAACCGAGTAACGAAAAAAATGAACGATACATCACTGTTCTAG
- a CDS encoding DUF1361 domain-containing protein: protein MNNRFKARISFFTYIALLFTLDNYYSFMIFNLFLAFAALELSFLLPLFKSHKKRNMLVSFVFFIVFILLSPNVFYVVTDLIHLNFFSFDYMEGLHVNEWWNFFVLISGVFIALFFYILMIKEIQLLLINTKWNKLILFVFMLLGGLGIYIGRFLRFHSIHLFTEPLSLLKQVLDSLNGNSLLFILWMSVLQFIVYWFFVDSKGNEA from the coding sequence ATGAATAATCGATTTAAGGCGAGAATTTCTTTTTTTACGTATATAGCGCTTCTGTTTACGTTGGATAACTATTATTCATTTATGATTTTTAATTTATTTCTTGCTTTTGCAGCACTGGAGCTGTCTTTTTTGCTGCCTTTATTTAAGTCGCATAAGAAAAGAAATATGCTGGTTAGTTTTGTTTTCTTTATCGTTTTCATCCTGCTCTCGCCAAATGTGTTCTACGTTGTAACCGATCTGATTCATCTCAATTTCTTTTCGTTTGATTATATGGAGGGACTTCACGTTAATGAGTGGTGGAACTTCTTTGTGTTAATCAGCGGGGTTTTCATAGCTCTATTTTTTTACATTTTAATGATCAAAGAGATTCAACTGCTTCTTATAAATACAAAGTGGAATAAACTGATTTTATTTGTATTTATGCTGCTCGGCGGTCTAGGGATTTATATAGGAAGATTTTTACGCTTTCATTCTATTCATTTGTTTACGGAGCCTTTGTCTTTATTGAAACAAGTGCTAGATTCATTAAACGGAAATTCATTGCTATTCATCCTATGGATGAGCGTTTTACAATTTATCGTTTATTGGTTTTTTGTAGATTCAAAAGGGAACGAAGCTTGA
- a CDS encoding cytidine deaminase, translated as MKEQLIKEAIEARQHAHIPYSHFAVGAALLTGSKRIYRGCNIENASFGLTNCAERTAIFKAVSEGERIIEAIAVVADTEGPVSPCGACRQVLAEFCDENTKIYLTNLHGHTEEWTMAQLLPGAFQASDMK; from the coding sequence ATGAAGGAACAGTTAATTAAAGAAGCGATTGAAGCCCGTCAGCATGCTCATATCCCCTACTCGCATTTTGCAGTTGGTGCCGCTCTACTAACAGGCAGCAAACGCATTTACCGAGGCTGTAATATTGAGAATGCATCGTTTGGATTAACGAATTGCGCGGAGCGAACGGCTATTTTCAAAGCGGTATCCGAAGGTGAACGCATCATTGAAGCTATTGCAGTAGTGGCAGATACCGAAGGTCCTGTATCTCCATGCGGCGCTTGTCGACAGGTATTGGCCGAATTTTGTGATGAGAATACAAAAATCTATTTAACAAATCTCCATGGACATACAGAAGAATGGACCATGGCACAGCTGCTGCCAGGTGCTTTTCAAGCCTCCGATATGAAATAG
- a CDS encoding carbohydrate ABC transporter permease, with protein MFNIKRKTKGEAFFDIFNNFGMLLICFATLYPIWYVLVNAFNEGQDGMRGGIYWWPRVFSIESFDAVFQSSGIMTAMGITVAKTLLGTVLHVFFTAMVAYAFSRKGLIGGKIYILFGTVTLFFGGGLIPTYLLMRDLHLLDNFMVYIIPAMFSFFDLIIFMTFFRDIPDGLEEAAKIDGANDWSIFVRVILPVSMPVIATIALFHGVYQWNDYFAGVIYMNNMDMQPIQTYLYRIVAQSSSSQMLAAIPGGIGKSVTTQSIKLATMVVTTLPIVIAYPFLQKYFVKGMMIGSIKG; from the coding sequence GTGTTTAATATTAAACGTAAAACAAAAGGAGAAGCATTTTTCGATATCTTCAACAATTTCGGTATGCTGCTCATTTGCTTCGCGACCCTATATCCGATTTGGTATGTGCTGGTCAATGCCTTCAATGAAGGGCAGGACGGCATGCGCGGCGGGATCTACTGGTGGCCGCGGGTTTTCAGCATCGAGAGCTTCGACGCGGTTTTCCAAAGCAGCGGCATCATGACTGCGATGGGAATTACCGTAGCCAAAACACTGCTTGGCACGGTGCTTCACGTGTTTTTTACGGCGATGGTTGCTTATGCATTCTCACGCAAAGGCCTCATCGGCGGCAAAATATATATTCTCTTCGGAACGGTTACCTTGTTCTTCGGCGGCGGTCTAATCCCGACCTACCTGCTTATGAGAGACCTGCATTTGCTGGATAACTTCATGGTCTATATCATTCCTGCCATGTTCAGCTTCTTCGATCTTATTATCTTCATGACCTTCTTCCGGGATATTCCGGATGGCCTTGAGGAAGCTGCTAAAATTGACGGAGCAAATGACTGGTCGATCTTTGTGCGAGTGATTTTGCCAGTATCGATGCCTGTTATCGCTACAATTGCTTTGTTTCACGGGGTATACCAATGGAATGATTATTTTGCCGGCGTAATCTACATGAACAACATGGACATGCAGCCGATACAGACCTATTTGTACCGTATTGTTGCTCAGTCCAGCTCTAGCCAAATGTTGGCCGCTATCCCTGGAGGTATAGGGAAATCCGTTACTACACAATCCATTAAGCTGGCTACGATGGTTGTCACGACCCTTCCAATCGTTATCGCATATCCGTTCCTGCAGAAGTATTTCGTAAAAGGAATGATGATCGGTTCGATTAAAGGTTAA
- a CDS encoding HEAT repeat domain-containing protein — protein sequence MSDLKPFDANIMKLGSTNTQEAFHAIHNLKKQGTSVIPALIEQLHVTDVSVRTMIVVVLGEFGEAASESAAQVAALLKEDNEQLRMASALTLTRIGSHSVPYLLQILASTNDKACFWAAWALSFIDPAHINDESIERLKHTRENPDSPIEVFAAEEALGKILANRLQK from the coding sequence ATGTCTGACTTAAAACCATTTGATGCTAATATCATGAAACTAGGCAGCACAAATACACAAGAAGCGTTTCATGCGATACATAATTTGAAAAAACAAGGGACAAGTGTAATTCCAGCTTTAATCGAACAACTGCATGTAACGGATGTATCTGTACGTACTATGATCGTTGTTGTACTAGGTGAGTTTGGCGAAGCAGCATCAGAATCTGCTGCTCAGGTTGCTGCCTTGTTGAAGGAGGACAATGAACAGCTCAGAATGGCCTCTGCATTAACTTTAACGAGAATAGGCAGCCATAGTGTCCCTTATTTACTGCAAATACTCGCTTCCACAAATGATAAAGCTTGTTTTTGGGCAGCATGGGCATTGTCTTTCATTGATCCCGCTCACATTAATGATGAATCAATTGAACGGTTAAAGCATACCCGAGAAAATCCTGATAGCCCGATTGAAGTTTTTGCAGCGGAAGAGGCATTAGGGAAAATATTAGCCAATCGGCTTCAAAAGTAG
- a CDS encoding DUF3221 domain-containing protein, producing the protein MRKWIAYLLVAVAVCGLIIGINKPFEKGDYILEKQLNSNDAPTLFVVYNISKKEAKTKTLSDFLNNENHNDVMIIRVDDRELYNDLRIGERVTIKTKGYTMLSSPPQAVADEIIRHS; encoded by the coding sequence ATGAGAAAATGGATAGCGTATTTGCTAGTTGCTGTTGCAGTTTGCGGGTTAATCATTGGCATTAATAAACCATTCGAAAAAGGCGATTACATTCTAGAGAAACAACTTAACAGCAATGACGCTCCAACCCTATTTGTTGTCTATAACATTTCCAAAAAAGAGGCCAAAACAAAGACGCTTTCTGATTTTTTGAATAACGAAAATCATAACGATGTGATGATTATTCGCGTTGATGATAGAGAGCTTTACAATGACCTAAGGATCGGCGAAAGAGTAACGATCAAAACAAAGGGTTACACGATGTTGTCATCCCCACCTCAAGCAGTAGCGGATGAGATTATTAGGCATTCTTGA
- a CDS encoding carboxylate--amine ligase, translating into MENKAVVLGSNFYTGLSIIRGLGSKGIYTVAMDYSKQNTYGAKSKYLSEQIIVPHYKQQKEELLHYLIDYAKKQDKKPVLFPSVDPYVEFVDSYLDELKKYYHINMNVQGFWSNIMDKEYLHTLTTKHGVLVPESISPAEERFEERVVAEIGFPCIVKPTDSPAFVDFFRAKIFTCHKLEEMRVAIEKSRQAKLQVIVQRIIPGFDDHVYTFDAYLDQSSKVTHWMTCQKLRQFPINFGASSFTKQKYIEELYHIGAPFLEAIGYKGFAEIEFKKDAVTGKYYLLEINARTTTLDPLLQKCGVNFPLLAYNELVGKPIGSYAITSDTGIAFCFLFEDLISSRDYVRTKQLSVLPIVKSHFVKRAPAIWSLSDPAPAVSFCYMVFKKIVRKVSQLRVIRQP; encoded by the coding sequence GTGGAAAATAAAGCTGTCGTACTTGGCTCAAACTTTTACACAGGTTTAAGCATTATAAGAGGCCTCGGTTCCAAAGGGATCTATACAGTAGCAATGGATTATTCCAAGCAAAATACATATGGCGCCAAATCCAAATACTTAAGCGAGCAAATTATTGTTCCTCATTATAAACAGCAGAAAGAGGAGCTTCTGCACTATTTAATCGACTACGCCAAAAAGCAGGACAAGAAGCCTGTCCTTTTTCCGAGTGTCGACCCTTATGTGGAGTTCGTTGATTCTTATTTGGACGAGCTCAAAAAGTACTACCATATCAATATGAACGTACAAGGCTTTTGGAGCAATATTATGGACAAGGAGTATCTCCATACCCTTACAACAAAACACGGTGTATTAGTGCCAGAATCGATCAGCCCAGCTGAGGAACGATTTGAAGAACGAGTCGTTGCTGAGATCGGCTTTCCATGTATCGTGAAACCCACGGACTCTCCAGCTTTCGTGGACTTCTTCCGAGCCAAAATATTCACATGCCATAAATTGGAGGAAATGAGAGTAGCAATCGAGAAATCGAGGCAAGCTAAACTTCAGGTTATCGTGCAAAGAATTATTCCCGGCTTCGATGATCATGTCTACACCTTTGATGCCTACTTGGATCAGAGTTCAAAGGTAACTCACTGGATGACCTGTCAAAAACTACGGCAATTCCCGATTAACTTTGGCGCATCTTCCTTCACAAAGCAAAAGTACATAGAGGAGCTTTACCACATCGGTGCCCCTTTTCTAGAAGCGATTGGCTATAAGGGCTTCGCCGAAATTGAATTCAAGAAGGATGCGGTAACCGGCAAGTATTATTTGCTGGAGATTAATGCGAGAACGACTACACTGGACCCTCTCCTTCAAAAATGTGGCGTTAACTTCCCACTGCTCGCTTACAACGAGCTAGTAGGCAAGCCGATTGGAAGCTATGCGATTACAAGCGATACAGGGATCGCCTTCTGCTTTTTGTTTGAAGATCTTATTTCATCGCGCGATTATGTCCGAACCAAACAGTTAAGCGTCCTGCCAATCGTTAAATCCCATTTTGTCAAAAGAGCGCCTGCCATCTGGAGCCTAAGCGACCCAGCGCCTGCCGTATCATTCTGCTATATGGTATTCAAAAAAATAGTGAGGAAAGTTTCACAACTGAGGGTAATACGGCAGCCGTAA
- a CDS encoding cellulase family glycosylhydrolase: MMSVYSNNNDVSGFVRAEGKKLVNGDGKEIVLRGVGFGSWLLPEGYMWKFPQGGDRPRKIEAMVKELIGEEKAAQFWDSYVERYVDEIDVREVAKQGFNSVRFPINARGILEQGEEIIFNEKRLARIHEVIEWCRKYKLYVILDMHGAPGGQTGANIDDSENDLPELFTDRRNQELTIAIWRMFAERYKDDWIIAGYDLFNEPLPDWFNQYNDLVEPLHKEITAAIREVDKRHMIIIEGVHWSTDWSVFTEKFDDNLMLQFHKYWNNPDTESIQKYIDKREEWNVPIFMGEGGENNAQWYSGAFQMFEDHQISWNFWTWKKMNTSNSPYSIRMPEGWNLLTAYLEGGAKPAEATAEAILNEYLDNLKVDNCDAFPGISRALLRHLPLQIPAEFYGQGEGAGFGIVNKKTNKTGLRASDGVPMRMITGKTEMPSYHSEGGKVWAEDNTLCVELHQGDWLAYDALCVEAKSFDLQARLLAAEGQATLSVELEGQEPVSCEVNGEDWTESLLLKDIHLPAGAVRVIIRILSGSVDLDWIEFSFAK; the protein is encoded by the coding sequence ATGATGAGCGTGTATAGCAACAACAATGATGTAAGCGGTTTCGTAAGGGCGGAAGGTAAAAAGTTGGTTAATGGAGACGGCAAAGAAATTGTGCTGAGAGGCGTTGGGTTCGGAAGCTGGCTGCTGCCGGAAGGCTATATGTGGAAGTTTCCGCAAGGCGGAGACCGTCCGCGCAAAATCGAGGCGATGGTCAAGGAATTAATCGGCGAAGAGAAAGCAGCACAGTTCTGGGATAGTTATGTGGAGCGTTATGTGGATGAGATTGATGTCCGCGAAGTGGCGAAGCAGGGCTTTAATTCCGTGAGGTTCCCAATCAATGCCCGCGGAATACTAGAACAAGGGGAAGAGATCATTTTTAATGAAAAGAGGCTTGCACGAATTCATGAAGTGATTGAATGGTGCAGAAAGTATAAGCTGTATGTCATTTTGGATATGCACGGGGCGCCAGGCGGGCAGACGGGAGCCAACATTGACGATTCGGAAAATGATTTGCCGGAGCTGTTTACGGATCGCCGCAACCAAGAGCTGACGATCGCGATTTGGCGAATGTTCGCAGAGCGCTATAAAGACGATTGGATTATTGCCGGATATGACCTCTTTAATGAACCTCTTCCGGATTGGTTTAACCAATATAATGATCTTGTAGAGCCGCTGCACAAGGAAATTACAGCAGCGATCCGTGAAGTGGACAAGCGTCATATGATCATTATTGAAGGGGTGCATTGGTCAACGGACTGGAGTGTATTCACAGAGAAATTTGATGATAATTTGATGCTGCAATTCCATAAGTATTGGAACAACCCCGATACGGAAAGTATTCAGAAGTATATAGATAAGCGTGAGGAGTGGAATGTGCCGATCTTCATGGGTGAAGGCGGTGAAAATAACGCACAGTGGTACAGCGGAGCATTCCAAATGTTCGAGGACCATCAGATTTCGTGGAATTTCTGGACGTGGAAAAAGATGAACACATCAAATTCTCCGTACTCTATTCGTATGCCAGAAGGCTGGAATCTGCTGACGGCTTATTTGGAGGGCGGCGCTAAACCGGCTGAAGCAACGGCGGAAGCGATCTTAAATGAATATCTCGATAATCTGAAAGTGGACAATTGTGATGCGTTCCCAGGCATATCCCGTGCGCTGCTGCGTCACCTTCCGCTCCAGATTCCTGCTGAATTTTATGGACAAGGTGAGGGTGCTGGCTTTGGCATCGTGAACAAGAAAACGAACAAGACAGGACTGCGTGCAAGTGACGGCGTGCCAATGAGGATGATTACGGGCAAGACCGAGATGCCAAGCTATCATTCAGAGGGCGGCAAGGTTTGGGCAGAGGATAATACGCTTTGTGTTGAGCTGCATCAAGGGGATTGGCTCGCGTATGATGCTTTGTGCGTCGAAGCAAAGTCATTTGATCTGCAAGCGCGACTGCTAGCAGCTGAGGGTCAAGCGACATTATCCGTTGAACTAGAAGGCCAAGAGCCGGTGAGCTGTGAGGTAAACGGTGAGGATTGGACGGAGAGCCTGCTTCTAAAGGACATCCATCTGCCAGCTGGAGCAGTTCGTGTCATCATCCGTATTTTAAGCGGCAGTGTGGATTTGGATTGGATTGAATTTTCGTTTGCTAAATAG
- the deoC gene encoding deoxyribose-phosphate aldolase: MLNLSGMIDHTLLRADATKSEITKLTAEARKYSFASVCVNPTWVAYAAEQLAGSTVKVCTVIGFPLGASTTETKAFEAKNAIANGATEVDMVINIGALKDGDDDFVQKDIQAVVEAAAGKAIVKVIIEASLLTDDEKVRASQLSDRAGADFVKTSTGFSTGGATAEDVALMRKTVGDKLGVKASGGIRSLEDMEKMIAAGASRIGASSGVKIMEGEQSTSSY, translated from the coding sequence ATGTTAAATTTGTCTGGAATGATTGATCATACGCTTTTGCGTGCAGATGCCACAAAGTCTGAGATTACAAAATTAACGGCAGAAGCGAGAAAATATAGTTTTGCTTCCGTTTGCGTCAATCCAACTTGGGTAGCTTACGCTGCTGAGCAATTGGCAGGCAGCACCGTTAAGGTTTGTACAGTAATCGGATTTCCATTAGGGGCTTCTACTACGGAGACAAAGGCCTTTGAAGCTAAGAACGCTATTGCAAATGGAGCGACTGAGGTTGATATGGTCATTAACATTGGTGCACTCAAAGATGGCGACGACGACTTTGTACAAAAAGATATTCAAGCTGTTGTTGAAGCCGCTGCTGGTAAAGCCATTGTGAAAGTAATTATCGAAGCATCACTGCTTACAGACGATGAAAAAGTACGCGCTAGTCAGTTGTCTGATCGTGCGGGTGCGGATTTCGTGAAAACATCGACAGGTTTTTCAACTGGCGGAGCAACTGCTGAAGACGTAGCGCTTATGCGCAAAACCGTTGGGGACAAGCTCGGCGTTAAAGCTTCCGGCGGCATTCGCAGTCTTGAAGATATGGAAAAAATGATTGCAGCAGGCGCATCAAGAATCGGTGCCAGCTCAGGCGTGAAGATTATGGAAGGCGAGCAATCGACCTCTTCTTACTAA